Proteins from a single region of Pungitius pungitius chromosome 4, fPunPun2.1, whole genome shotgun sequence:
- the LOC119198513 gene encoding kinesin-like protein KIF23 isoform X2, with amino-acid sequence MQRPNKGKTPRRPGPKKAFNIEKDPVGVYCRIRPLGAENEECCVEMISCSTIQLHAPDGLKANRNGEYKETQYSFKKVFGINTTQMELFGDVSKPLIEDLIHCKNGLLFTYGVTGSGKTFTMTGSPGEGGLLPRCLDMLFNTIGPFQAKRFVFKPDEKNGMEIQGQVDALLERQKRDSQPSVPKTPSSRQRADPEFADMISSEEACKSENVDEDCCYSVFVSYIEIYNNYIYDLLEDAPIDPIRPKPPQSKILREDQNHNMYVAGCTEVEVKSTEEAFEIFWKGQKKRRIANTELNRESSRSHSVFTVKLAQAPLDADGDHILQDKNQVSVSQLCLVDLAGSERTSRTRAEGNRLREAGNINQSLMTLRTCMEVLRENQMCGTNKMVPYRDSKVTHLFKNYFDGEGKVRMIVCVNPKADDYEETMLVMRFAEMTQEVEVARPIDRPICGLAAGRRHRARAFKDELSQRLEERGRPSSADDPALMNQLVESLPALPHFELLDPADDQSLPRLIEILERRLRVRQMMSEQFDKTATTLKSMVQQFDGQLNAKETFLQDQRCKLSEKEKIIMSQKTELERLEKKSKTLEYKVDILQKTTDMYEQDKRSLRHELETREQRLQREQAERRRMEQRMQGMVTDTKLKWEKECERRVNAKQLEMQNKLWVKDEKLKQLKAIVSESSISSGGGAGGGGGFPPERPDKPERPSREKDHNMARSASPSALHELDRAPSHQTRGNVRADQDAYPDTTTTTTSSSSDTTSAYPSVASCISDWEHRFPVASGSHAVHSGTPPCRSRTPAACHGASSVGRRRGQRWAAETEAPAPTVYGLDLEPGTRAPLRPTHRRSHSAGGEKWVDHKPPSNLDLDTVMQPILPNAIRVSTPNEKALSKCHKYVLRHQELASDGEIETKLIKGNVFKTRGGGQAVQFTDIETLKQELPLASSRKRRSGSGEGASQMEDIENRAPVASTSSAFGYQKRRKPY; translated from the exons ATGCAGAGACCAAA TAAAGGGAAGACTCCTCGGAGACCGGGCCCTAAAAAGGCCTTCAACATAGAGAAGGATCCCGTTGGG GTGTACTGTCGAATACGTCCGCTCGGAGCAGAAAATGAGGAGTGTTGCGTTGAGATGATCAGCTGCTCCACCATTCAGCTCCACGCCCCCGACGGGCTCAAAGCCAACCGCAACGGGGAGTACAAGGAG ACACAGtactcatttaaaaaggtttttggtATTAATACCACTCAAATGGAGCTGTTTGGGGATGTTTCCAAGCCTCTGATAGAGGATCTTATTCATTGTAAAAATG GGCTGCTGTTTACATATGGTGTTACTGGAAGCGGTAAGACCTTCACCATGACTGGCTCACCTGGTGAGGGGGGACTCCTCCCCCGCTGTCTAGATATGCTCTTCAACACCATTGGCCCCTTTCAGGCCAAAAGATTT GTGTTTAAaccagatgaaaaaaatgggATGGAGATCCAGGGTCAAGTTGATGCTCTTCTGGAGAGACAGAAGCGAGACAGTCAGCCGTCGGTGCCGAAAACGCCATCCTCCAG gCAGAGGGCTGACCCGGAGTTCGCGGACATGATCAGCTCGGAGGAGGCGTGTAAATCCGAAAATGTGGACGAAGATTGTTGTTACAGCGTTTTTGTGTCCTACATCGAGATCTACAACAACTACATCTACGATCTCCTCGAAGATGCTCCGATTGACCCCATCCGTCCAAA ACCGCCTCAATCCAAGATTCTCAGAGAAGATCAGAATCACAACATGTACGTGGCGGGCTGCACAGAAGTGGAGGTCAAATCGACAGAGGAGGCCTTTGAAATCTTTTGGAAAG GACAAAAGAAAAGGCGGATCGCCAACACTGAGCTCAACCGCGAATCCAGCCGCTCGCACAGCGTGTTCACGGTGAAGTTGGCTCAGGCACCGCTCGACGCGGACGGGGACCACATCCTGCAG GACAAAAACCAGGTGAGTGTGAGCCAGCTGTGTCTGGTGGACCTGGCCGGCAGCGAACGCACCAGCAGAACCAGAGCGGAGGGGAACCGTCTCCGCGAAGCAG GCAATATTAACCAGTCCTTGATGACACTGCGCACATGCATGGAAGTCCTGCGTGAAAACCAGATGTGTGGAACTAATAAG ATGGTGCCTTACAGGGACTCTAAAGTTACACATCTGTTTAAAAACTACTTTGATGGAGAAGGAAAAGTCAGGATGATTGTGTGCGTCAACCCAAAGGCCGATGACTATGAAGAAACTATG cTGGTAATGCGATTTGCCGAGATGacccaggaggtggaggtggcgcGTCCGATCGACCGGCCAATCTGCGGCCTGGCTGCAGGTCGCAGACACCGAGCCCGGGCCTTCAAGGACGAGCTGTCCCAGCGCCTGGAGGAGCGAGGGCGTCCCAGCAGTGCCG ACGACCCGGCTCTCATGAATCAGCTGGTGGAAAGCCTTCCGGCTCTGCCTCACTTTGAGCTGCTGGACCCGGCGGATGATCAGTCCTTGCCCCGCCTGATTGAGATCCTGGAACGCAGGCTTCGTGTCCGTCAGATGATGTCGGAGCAGTTCGACAAGACTG CCACTACACTGAAGTCTATGGTTCAGCAGTTTGACGGTCAGTTAAATGCAAAAGAGACGTTCCTCCAAGATCAGCGGTGCAAGCTGAGCGAGAAAGAAAAGATCATCATGAGCCAGAAGACGGAGCTGGAACGATTGGAGAAGAAATCCAAGACGCTGGAATACAAG GTCGACATCCTGCAGAAGACCACGGACATGTACGAGCAGGACAAGCGGTCGCTTCGCCACGAGCTGGAGACGAGAGAGcagcggctgcagagggagcaggCGGAGAGGAGGCGCATGGAGCAGCGCATGCAGGGCATGGTGACCGACACCAAGCTCAAGTGGGAGAAGGAGTGT GAGAGGCGAGTGAACGCCAAGCAGCTGGAGATGCAGAACAAGTTGTGGGTGAAGGATGAGAAGCTGAAGCAGCTGAAGGCCATCGTGTCGGAgagcagcatcagcagtggcgggggggcaggaggaggaggagggttcccCCCCGAGCGCCCAGACAAACCCGAGAGGCCCTCGAGGGAGAAGGATCACAACATGGCGAGGTCCGCCTCGCCGTCGGCGCTTCAC GAACTCGACCGCGCTCCCTCCCACCAAACCCGGGGTAATGTTAGGGCAGATCAGGACGCTTACcccgacaccaccaccaccaccacctcctcctcctccgacaccACCTCAGCTTATCCCTCCGTAGCCTCCTGCATCTCTGATTGGGAGCACAGGTTCCCCGTAGCCTCGGGCAGCCACGCCGTGCACTCTGGGACTCCCCCGTGCAGGAGCCGGACGCCGGCCGCGTGCCACGGCGCCAGCAGCGTGGGTCGCAGGAGAGGCCAGCGCTGGGCCGCAGAGACCGAGGCCCCCGCGCCGACCGTCTATGGGCTAGACCTTGAGCCAGGCAcgagg GCTCCGCTCCGCCCGACGCACCGGCGCTCTCACTCCGCGGGTGGGGAGAAATGGGTAGACCACAAACCACCTTCTAATTTGGACCTAGACACGGTCATGCAGCCAATCTTGCCCAATGCGATCAGGGTGTCGACCCCGAATGAGAAAGCTCTGTCCAAATGCCACAAGTATGTGCTGAGGCATCAAGAGCTTGCCTCAGACGGGGAGATCGAGACCAAATTgatcaag GGCAACGTTTTTAAGACGAGAGGCGGAGGACAAGCGGTGCAGTTCACTGACATTGAGACACTAAAACAAGAGTTACCATTAGCATCAAG TCGCAAGCGGCGTTCAGGCTCCGGAGAAGGAGCCTCACAAATGGAGGACATAGAAAACAGG GCTCCAGTGGCAAGCACAAGTTCAGCCTTTGGCTATCAAAA ACGCAGGAAGCCTTATTAA
- the LOC119198513 gene encoding kinesin-like protein KIF23 isoform X1, translated as MQRPNKGKTPRRPGPKKAFNIEKDPVGVYCRIRPLGAENEECCVEMISCSTIQLHAPDGLKANRNGEYKETQYSFKKVFGINTTQMELFGDVSKPLIEDLIHCKNGLLFTYGVTGSGKTFTMTGSPGEGGLLPRCLDMLFNTIGPFQAKRFVFKPDEKNGMEIQGQVDALLERQKRDSQPSVPKTPSSRQRADPEFADMISSEEACKSENVDEDCCYSVFVSYIEIYNNYIYDLLEDAPIDPIRPKPPQSKILREDQNHNMYVAGCTEVEVKSTEEAFEIFWKGQKKRRIANTELNRESSRSHSVFTVKLAQAPLDADGDHILQDKNQVSVSQLCLVDLAGSERTSRTRAEGNRLREAGNINQSLMTLRTCMEVLRENQMCGTNKMVPYRDSKVTHLFKNYFDGEGKVRMIVCVNPKADDYEETMLVMRFAEMTQEVEVARPIDRPICGLAAGRRHRARAFKDELSQRLEERGRPSSAVDDPALMNQLVESLPALPHFELLDPADDQSLPRLIEILERRLRVRQMMSEQFDKTATTLKSMVQQFDGQLNAKETFLQDQRCKLSEKEKIIMSQKTELERLEKKSKTLEYKVDILQKTTDMYEQDKRSLRHELETREQRLQREQAERRRMEQRMQGMVTDTKLKWEKECERRVNAKQLEMQNKLWVKDEKLKQLKAIVSESSISSGGGAGGGGGFPPERPDKPERPSREKDHNMARSASPSALHELDRAPSHQTRGNVRADQDAYPDTTTTTTSSSSDTTSAYPSVASCISDWEHRFPVASGSHAVHSGTPPCRSRTPAACHGASSVGRRRGQRWAAETEAPAPTVYGLDLEPGTRAPLRPTHRRSHSAGGEKWVDHKPPSNLDLDTVMQPILPNAIRVSTPNEKALSKCHKYVLRHQELASDGEIETKLIKGNVFKTRGGGQAVQFTDIETLKQELPLASSRKRRSGSGEGASQMEDIENRAPVASTSSAFGYQKRRKPY; from the exons ATGCAGAGACCAAA TAAAGGGAAGACTCCTCGGAGACCGGGCCCTAAAAAGGCCTTCAACATAGAGAAGGATCCCGTTGGG GTGTACTGTCGAATACGTCCGCTCGGAGCAGAAAATGAGGAGTGTTGCGTTGAGATGATCAGCTGCTCCACCATTCAGCTCCACGCCCCCGACGGGCTCAAAGCCAACCGCAACGGGGAGTACAAGGAG ACACAGtactcatttaaaaaggtttttggtATTAATACCACTCAAATGGAGCTGTTTGGGGATGTTTCCAAGCCTCTGATAGAGGATCTTATTCATTGTAAAAATG GGCTGCTGTTTACATATGGTGTTACTGGAAGCGGTAAGACCTTCACCATGACTGGCTCACCTGGTGAGGGGGGACTCCTCCCCCGCTGTCTAGATATGCTCTTCAACACCATTGGCCCCTTTCAGGCCAAAAGATTT GTGTTTAAaccagatgaaaaaaatgggATGGAGATCCAGGGTCAAGTTGATGCTCTTCTGGAGAGACAGAAGCGAGACAGTCAGCCGTCGGTGCCGAAAACGCCATCCTCCAG gCAGAGGGCTGACCCGGAGTTCGCGGACATGATCAGCTCGGAGGAGGCGTGTAAATCCGAAAATGTGGACGAAGATTGTTGTTACAGCGTTTTTGTGTCCTACATCGAGATCTACAACAACTACATCTACGATCTCCTCGAAGATGCTCCGATTGACCCCATCCGTCCAAA ACCGCCTCAATCCAAGATTCTCAGAGAAGATCAGAATCACAACATGTACGTGGCGGGCTGCACAGAAGTGGAGGTCAAATCGACAGAGGAGGCCTTTGAAATCTTTTGGAAAG GACAAAAGAAAAGGCGGATCGCCAACACTGAGCTCAACCGCGAATCCAGCCGCTCGCACAGCGTGTTCACGGTGAAGTTGGCTCAGGCACCGCTCGACGCGGACGGGGACCACATCCTGCAG GACAAAAACCAGGTGAGTGTGAGCCAGCTGTGTCTGGTGGACCTGGCCGGCAGCGAACGCACCAGCAGAACCAGAGCGGAGGGGAACCGTCTCCGCGAAGCAG GCAATATTAACCAGTCCTTGATGACACTGCGCACATGCATGGAAGTCCTGCGTGAAAACCAGATGTGTGGAACTAATAAG ATGGTGCCTTACAGGGACTCTAAAGTTACACATCTGTTTAAAAACTACTTTGATGGAGAAGGAAAAGTCAGGATGATTGTGTGCGTCAACCCAAAGGCCGATGACTATGAAGAAACTATG cTGGTAATGCGATTTGCCGAGATGacccaggaggtggaggtggcgcGTCCGATCGACCGGCCAATCTGCGGCCTGGCTGCAGGTCGCAGACACCGAGCCCGGGCCTTCAAGGACGAGCTGTCCCAGCGCCTGGAGGAGCGAGGGCGTCCCAGCAGTGCCG tAGACGACCCGGCTCTCATGAATCAGCTGGTGGAAAGCCTTCCGGCTCTGCCTCACTTTGAGCTGCTGGACCCGGCGGATGATCAGTCCTTGCCCCGCCTGATTGAGATCCTGGAACGCAGGCTTCGTGTCCGTCAGATGATGTCGGAGCAGTTCGACAAGACTG CCACTACACTGAAGTCTATGGTTCAGCAGTTTGACGGTCAGTTAAATGCAAAAGAGACGTTCCTCCAAGATCAGCGGTGCAAGCTGAGCGAGAAAGAAAAGATCATCATGAGCCAGAAGACGGAGCTGGAACGATTGGAGAAGAAATCCAAGACGCTGGAATACAAG GTCGACATCCTGCAGAAGACCACGGACATGTACGAGCAGGACAAGCGGTCGCTTCGCCACGAGCTGGAGACGAGAGAGcagcggctgcagagggagcaggCGGAGAGGAGGCGCATGGAGCAGCGCATGCAGGGCATGGTGACCGACACCAAGCTCAAGTGGGAGAAGGAGTGT GAGAGGCGAGTGAACGCCAAGCAGCTGGAGATGCAGAACAAGTTGTGGGTGAAGGATGAGAAGCTGAAGCAGCTGAAGGCCATCGTGTCGGAgagcagcatcagcagtggcgggggggcaggaggaggaggagggttcccCCCCGAGCGCCCAGACAAACCCGAGAGGCCCTCGAGGGAGAAGGATCACAACATGGCGAGGTCCGCCTCGCCGTCGGCGCTTCAC GAACTCGACCGCGCTCCCTCCCACCAAACCCGGGGTAATGTTAGGGCAGATCAGGACGCTTACcccgacaccaccaccaccaccacctcctcctcctccgacaccACCTCAGCTTATCCCTCCGTAGCCTCCTGCATCTCTGATTGGGAGCACAGGTTCCCCGTAGCCTCGGGCAGCCACGCCGTGCACTCTGGGACTCCCCCGTGCAGGAGCCGGACGCCGGCCGCGTGCCACGGCGCCAGCAGCGTGGGTCGCAGGAGAGGCCAGCGCTGGGCCGCAGAGACCGAGGCCCCCGCGCCGACCGTCTATGGGCTAGACCTTGAGCCAGGCAcgagg GCTCCGCTCCGCCCGACGCACCGGCGCTCTCACTCCGCGGGTGGGGAGAAATGGGTAGACCACAAACCACCTTCTAATTTGGACCTAGACACGGTCATGCAGCCAATCTTGCCCAATGCGATCAGGGTGTCGACCCCGAATGAGAAAGCTCTGTCCAAATGCCACAAGTATGTGCTGAGGCATCAAGAGCTTGCCTCAGACGGGGAGATCGAGACCAAATTgatcaag GGCAACGTTTTTAAGACGAGAGGCGGAGGACAAGCGGTGCAGTTCACTGACATTGAGACACTAAAACAAGAGTTACCATTAGCATCAAG TCGCAAGCGGCGTTCAGGCTCCGGAGAAGGAGCCTCACAAATGGAGGACATAGAAAACAGG GCTCCAGTGGCAAGCACAAGTTCAGCCTTTGGCTATCAAAA ACGCAGGAAGCCTTATTAA